One Oncorhynchus nerka isolate Pitt River linkage group LG5, Oner_Uvic_2.0, whole genome shotgun sequence genomic window carries:
- the LOC115129910 gene encoding mitochondrial import receptor subunit TOM5 homolog: MFKLEGLGPKMDPEAMKKKMRQDVISSVRNFLIYIALLRATPYILKKLDSI; this comes from the exons ATGTTTAAACTCGAGGGGTTAGGGCCGAAAATGGACCCAGAGGCGATGAAGAAAAAGATGCGACAGGACGTCATCTCGTCCGTGCGCAATTTCCTAATCTATATTGCCCTTCTCAGAGCCA CTCCATATATTTTGAAGAAATTGGACAGCATTTGA
- the LOC115129366 gene encoding zinc finger and BTB domain-containing protein 5 produces MDFPGHFENIFQQLNHQRVSGQLCDCVIVVGGQHFRAHRSVLAACSTHFRALLNAVEGDGGGASVMELDLEVVTPEAFSTLLDMIYTSTLTLGVSNVMDVLLAASHLHLNTVVKACKHHLTSRSFPTSPPRGWSSPVQQQRFSHAVDQQHLRQSPSQAAAMAGVNSRQQRSVLLQQLGLSLVTSALEGSLDVGETELDASQAGGRDGGVGADGSMEQLAALSGRRHHKRKSSSPQMFQEERLNSKQSGCRLSEGNHGEGCPRVSRSNGGDELHSPDSLKTDKCLCLERGSAEKQEEKYEGTLQEEVQLPSQSDSNVGGTRDDGGEDHTEGSQVDGGIVFKVKVGEEEDHKMDVVVKSEQVNSYPDTPGVSNYPPFPSEDTGEDEPVNDEKDILSPKGNDPSSSNPQSSSNPQTDTHPLQDNTDGGDGLSDNEGLDRNQDLGLSCILNPRSQLEALGEDSLINTTISEAQAESNEAVRSLQNSEATNASSSSLMFPVTSVPFQQLLSSEGHSFSDGFILQSTQTQDVLGGFLRGIRPDVGTLGSLSLSTSLSRSSRAEMTGVGGSLGLPVYRRIAPKVNPNSEGQIDGQPQDPSSSGPAGGDTAPRPALTRASEDVLSKCKKAMTEHNVLVVEGARKYACRICCKTFLNLTDCKKHIRVHTGEKPYACLKCGKRFSQSSHLYKHSKTTCLRWQSSHLPATLL; encoded by the coding sequence ATGGACTTCCCAGGTCACTTCGAGAACATCTTCCAGCAGCTGAATCACCAGCGTGTCAGTGGTCAGCTCTGTGACTGTGTGATCGTAGTGGGGGGCCAACACTTCAGGGCCCACCGCTCTGTCCTGGCAGCCTGCAGTACACACTTCAGGGCCCTTCTGAATGCAGTGGAGGGGGATGGTGGAGGAGCCAGTGTGATGGAGCTGGATCTAGAGGTAGTGACTCCTGAGGCTTTCTCCACCCTGCTGGACATGATCTACACCTCCACTCTCACTCTGGGGGTCTCCAACGTAATGGATGTGCTCCTGGCTGCCTCCCACCTGCACCTCAACACTGTGGTCAAGGCCTGCAAGCACCACCTCACCTCCCGCAGCTTCCCCACATCGCCCCCGCGTGGTTGGAGTTCGCCAGTGCAGCAGCAGCGGTTCAGCCATGCAGTGGACCAGCAGCACCTGAGGCAGTCTCCGTCCCAGGCAGCAGCCATGGCCGGGGTCAACTCCAGGCAGCAAAGATCTGTCCTACTCCAGCAGCTGGGGCTCAGCCTGGTCACATCGGCCCTGGAAGGTAGCCTCGACGTTGGCGAGACTGAGTTGGATGCTAGCCAGGCTGGAGGCAGGGACGGAGGGGTTGGAGCGGATGGAAGCATGGAGCAACTGGCAGCTCTCTCTGGTCGGCGTCACCACAAACGCAAGAGCTCTTCTCCCCAAATGTTTCAGGAGGAGAGGCTGAACAGCAAGCAGAGTGGCTGCAGGTTGTCTGAGGGGAATCATGGGGAGGGCTGCCCAAGGGTCTCCAGGAGTAATGGGGGTGATGAGCTTCACTCCCCTGACTCCCTGAAGACAGACAAGTGCCTCTGCCTGGAGAGGGGAAGTGCAGAGAAGCAGGAGGAGAAGTATGAAGGGACTTTACAAGAAGAGGTACAGCTGCCTAGCCAATCAGATAGTAATGTGGGAGGGACACGGGATGATGGGGGAGAGGATCACACAGAGGGTTCTCAGgtggatggagggattgtgtttAAAGTgaaagtgggagaagaggaggatcaTAAGATGGATGTAGTTGTGAAGAGTGAGCAGGTGAACTCTTATCCAGACACACCAGGTGTCTCCAATTATCCTCCATTCCCATCCGAGGACACTGGTGAGGATGAGCCAGTTAATGATGAGAAAGACATACTCAGCCCGAAGGGAAATGACCCAAGCTCATCCAACCCCCAATCTAGCTCCAatcctcagacagacacacacccactccaAGACAACACGGATGGAGGAGATGGGTTGTCTGATAATGAGGGCCTAGACAGAAACCAAGACCTGGGCCTTTCCTGCATTCTCAACCCCAGGAGTCAGCTTGAGGCATTAGGAGAGGACAGTCTCATTAACACCACCATCAGTGAGGCTCAGGCAGAAAGCAATGAGGCTGTTAGGTCACTTCAAAACTCAGAGGCAACAaatgcctcctcttcctcccttatGTTCCCAGTAACCTCTGTCCCCTTCCAGCAGCTCCTCAGTAGCGAGGGGCACAGTTTCAGTGATGGATTCATCCTTCAGTCCACCCAGACTCAGGATGTTCTGGGGGGCTTCTTGAGGGGCATCAGGCCAGATGTAGGCACCTTGGGCAGCCTCAGTTTGAGCACATCCCTCTCCCGATCATCCAGGGCTGAGATGACCGGAGTTGGAGGTAGCTTAGGGCTGCCAGTTTACCGTCGCATCGCTCCAAAAGTGAACCCCAACTCTGAGGGCCAGATAGATGGACAACCCCAGGATCCTTCATCCTCTGGTCCAGCAGGGGGGGATACTGCTCCTCGCCCTGCCCTCACCAGAGCATCAGAGGACGTCCTTTCAAAGTGTAAGAAGGCCATGACGGAGCACAACGTCCTGGTAGTGGAGGGGGCAAGGAAATACGCCTGCCGGATCTGCTGTAAGACCTTCCTAAACCTGACTGACTGTAAGAAACACATCAGAgtccacacaggagaaaagccctaCGCCTGCCTCAAGTGTGGCAAACGCTTCAGTCAGTCGTCCCATTTGTACAAACACTCCAAGACCACCTGTCTACGCTGGCAGAGCAGCCACCTGCCTGCCACGCTGCTCTGA